A genomic region of Pseudomonadota bacterium contains the following coding sequences:
- a CDS encoding S9 family peptidase — MARLSRLQWMTAAALGGTMVAAGLHLRRTRERWPLQSLTVIARDGRPLPAFLRLPEGSGPHPAVLMLHGGRGGAPARAAVLARSPVAVGLLESGFAVLSLSYRRHALMAEEVDDAEAAFGLMTAHPLLDPRRLAILGNSHGGSIAIVTAPRTTARAVVEYCGVTDIEVMVRYLTVSRLRASTPLVREALDDLKRICGGTFDEVPEVYRALSPAYRIFDLSVPVMIAHGSHDGIVPVTHAYILRDALEAAEKPYEMHIYPRMPHPFPFQKRPQSADVIARTIDFLRRCLSEPTTGT; from the coding sequence ATGGCGCGCCTCAGCAGGCTCCAGTGGATGACCGCGGCGGCCCTCGGCGGCACGATGGTTGCCGCCGGACTTCACCTGCGCCGCACCCGTGAGCGCTGGCCCCTCCAGAGCCTGACGGTGATCGCGCGAGACGGCCGACCGCTCCCCGCGTTCCTGCGCCTTCCCGAGGGGAGCGGACCCCACCCCGCCGTGCTCATGCTGCATGGGGGCAGGGGAGGGGCGCCGGCCCGCGCCGCGGTGCTCGCCCGCTCGCCCGTTGCGGTGGGGCTGCTCGAGAGCGGGTTTGCCGTGCTTTCGCTCTCGTATCGCCGTCACGCCCTCATGGCGGAAGAGGTCGACGACGCCGAGGCGGCCTTCGGGCTCATGACGGCGCACCCCTTGCTCGACCCGCGCCGGCTCGCCATCCTGGGGAACAGCCACGGCGGATCCATCGCCATCGTCACGGCCCCGCGCACCACGGCGCGCGCCGTGGTCGAGTACTGCGGCGTCACCGACATCGAGGTCATGGTGCGCTACCTCACCGTGTCGCGCCTGAGAGCCAGCACCCCTCTGGTGCGCGAAGCCCTCGACGACCTCAAGCGCATCTGCGGCGGCACGTTCGATGAGGTTCCTGAGGTGTACCGCGCCCTCTCGCCGGCCTACCGCATCTTCGATCTCTCGGTGCCCGTCATGATTGCCCACGGCAGCCATGACGGCATCGTCCCCGTGACGCACGCCTACATCCTGCGCGACGCCCTCGAGGCCGCCGAGAAGCCGTACGAGATGCACATCTACCCGCGCATGCCGCACCCGTTCCCGTTCCAGAAGCGTCCGCAGTCAGCCGATGTCATTGCCCGCACCATCGACTTCCTGCGGCGCTGCCTCAGCGAACCGACCACAGGTACATGA